The following are encoded in a window of Harmonia axyridis chromosome 7, icHarAxyr1.1, whole genome shotgun sequence genomic DNA:
- the LOC123684789 gene encoding zinc finger matrin-type protein CG9776-like isoform X2, with protein sequence MKQQKAQLHKQREDYVKKLSVLQRELELLRNQKHELLGSRSPPRDLDAIVKENGKLQDEIQTKMKAIKNVIEMLSSIIKDGLSLTDLENQLREDSPKEKSSKSPTPLFKETNTQYNYVHYDPELHWCRMCDKFPKTAKEFLLHLQSKKHTENIQDNDVGDNNPWHKLPPEPELPHFEGAQKKRIPIKGLQFFISAPSWYCKLCDVWIGDLHCASQHLKSQVHLQNYQNFVEQNPHWEMEWLKDREKALSRTEKRGSDSDESTGTKKKRKRKEKKLFDMGSKDKKKKKKSKKHKRHSSASSSSSSSSESSSEEEEEEDKSRSIRVAMRNVKAESILKEDLTGKWEMLGRLMEEHKRKAQQEEKIVVETKQEVKNDNLINQWMTINEPPEKEKYLLDSLKDRMKQKHTLEQAKYLELEKRQKEREMREREELERKQREEKEAFEQRERERKEQERIEYERILDKDRNQVKFKQSYREKQHYRRASPSSSPEHHVRERNVPREREHDKSKRGGRISESPKRNRSPKQSPNKFKRYSRGRNSRSRSKSKERTSSDRRSQKPDVKSSQKKPPGPPSYKKFPFIGRMPLFKNKKPEEKVEKEIQKEEYDKPRVTRFEPGGNLSRAFIPDPAVVCFPKLSSYPELCLPPPAPLKPPPPAPKITPKPVKAPPPPKLEEPKEEKPKQKAKEVIPIPEPFKNEDFDPNLYEDPRHLWENIDNGYAPMYPQMYTSFSDPIGSSDTVPISHMMPLQPPPLPPADDDLALLGISADDMAAQSF encoded by the exons ATGAAGCAGCAGAAAGCCCAGTTGCATAAACAAAGGGAAGATTATGTCAAGAAATTGTCGGTTTTGCAGAGGGAGCTGGAACTATTGAGAAATCAGAAACATGAACTGTTGGGCAGTAGGTCTCCACCTCGGGATCTGGATGCCATTGTGAAAGAAAATGGTAAACTACAG GATGAGATACAGACGAAAATGAAGGCTATCAAAAATGTGATCGAAATGCTCTCGAGCATCATAAAGGACGGTTTGAGCCTAACTGATTTGGAGAACCAACTGAGGGAAGATAGTCCCAAGGAGAAGAGCAGCAAATCGCCGACACCTCTTTTCAAGGAGACCAATACTCAGTACAATTACGTTCATTACGATCCTGAATTGCATTGGTGCAGAATGTGTGATAAATTTCCGAAAACCGCCAAGGAATTCCTACTCCATCTGCAGAGCAAGAAACACACGGAGAACATTCAAGATAACGATGTTGGAGATAACAATCCGTGGCATAAACTTCCACCAGAACCCGAGCTACCTCACTTTGAGGGTGCTCAAAAAAAACGCATTCCTATCAAAG GGTTGCAGTTTTTTATTTCCGCACCTTCTTGGTATTGTAAACTCTGCGATGTGTGGATCGGTGATTTGCATTGTGCCTCTCAGCATTTGAAATCTCAAGTGCACCTTCAGAACTACCAG AACTTCGTTGAACAGAACCCTCATTGGGAGATGGAGTGGTTGAAGGACAGGGAAAAAGCACTGTCGAGAACCGAGAAACGTGGTTCGGACTCAGATGAATCAACAGGAACCAAGAAAAAGCGGAAGAGGAAGGAAAAGAAGTTGTTTGATATGGGATCAAAggacaagaagaaaaagaagaagagtaAAAAGCACAAGCGTCACTCCAGCGCCTCGAGTTCAAGCTCCAGTTCGTCGGAATCTTCGAgcgaagaagaagaggaagaggaCAAATCTCGTAGCATAAGAGTAGCTATGAGGAACGTTAAGGCTGAATCTATACTGAAGGAGGATCTGACGGGCAAATGGGAGATGCTGGGTAGATTGATGGAGGAGCATAAGAGGAAGGCTCAACAGGAAGAAAAG ATTGTCGTTGAGACCAAACAGGAGGTTAAAAACGACAACCTGATCAACCAATGGATGACCATCAACGAGCCCCCAGAGAAAGAGAAGTATCTGTTGGACTCTCTGAAGGACAGGATGAAACAAAAGCATACATTAGAACAGGCGAAATATTTGGAGTTGGAAAAACGACAGAAAGAGAGGGAAATGAGAGAAAGGGAAGAGTTGGAGAGAAAACAGCGCGAAGAGAAGGAAGCTTTCGAGCAAAGGGAAAGAGAAAGAAAAGAACAGGAACGAATCGAATATGAACGTATATTGGATAAG GATAGGAACCAAGTTAAATTCAAACAGTCCTATAGGGAGAAACAACACTATAGAAGAGCCAGTCCATCTTCTAGCCCTGAACATCATGTCAGGGAGAGAAAtgtccctagagaaagagaacaCGATAAAAGTAAGAGAGGAGGCAGGATCAGTGAATCCCCTAAAAGGAATAGGTCTCCTAAACAAAGTCCGAACAA ATTCAAAAGATATTCGAGAGGAAGGAACAGCCGTTCCAGGTCGAAGAGTAAGGAAAGGACGTCGTCCGATCGCCGATCTCAAAAACCCGATGTGAAGTCCTCGCAGAAGAAGCCGCCGGGTCCACCGTCGTACAAGAAGTTCCCCTTCATCGGGAGGATGCCCCTTTTCAAGAACAAGAAACCGGAGGAGAAGGTTGAGAAGGAGATCCAGAAGGAGGAATACGACAAGCCCAGGGTGACCAGGTTCGAACCTGGCGGCAACCTGTCCAGGGCCTTCATACCAGACCCGGCCGTGGTCTGTTTCCCGAAGCTTTCCTCCTACCCTGAGTTGTGCCTACCGCCACCCGCGCCGCTCAAACCGCCACCTCCGGCCCCTAAGATAACCCCGAAACCGGTCAAGGCCCCGCCGCCTCCCAAACTCGAGGAGCCCAAGGAAGAGAAGCCTAAGCAGAAGGCGAAGGAGGTTATACCCATACCG GAACCATTTAAGAATGAGGACTTCGATCCAAATCTCTATGAAGATCCAAGACATTTATGGGAGAACATCGACAATGGTTATGCCCCGATGTATCCTCAAATGTATACATCTTTTTCTGATCCTATAGGATCTTCTGATACCGTCCCAATTTCCCATATGATGCCACTTCAGCCACCACCACTTCCACCTGCTGATGACGATTTGGCTTTGCTTGGTATTAGTGCAGACGATATGGCTGCTCAATCTTTTTAA
- the LOC123684789 gene encoding zinc finger matrin-type protein CG9776-like isoform X1 encodes MNENNSYNPYTNSSYQNSAYPQYAQNYGSSYYQGYDTSQYNNMNSSNAHGEYSWSIPQQQPQSNLNAPEGNKNDAVANEMKQQKAQLHKQREDYVKKLSVLQRELELLRNQKHELLGSRSPPRDLDAIVKENGKLQDEIQTKMKAIKNVIEMLSSIIKDGLSLTDLENQLREDSPKEKSSKSPTPLFKETNTQYNYVHYDPELHWCRMCDKFPKTAKEFLLHLQSKKHTENIQDNDVGDNNPWHKLPPEPELPHFEGAQKKRIPIKGLQFFISAPSWYCKLCDVWIGDLHCASQHLKSQVHLQNYQNFVEQNPHWEMEWLKDREKALSRTEKRGSDSDESTGTKKKRKRKEKKLFDMGSKDKKKKKKSKKHKRHSSASSSSSSSSESSSEEEEEEDKSRSIRVAMRNVKAESILKEDLTGKWEMLGRLMEEHKRKAQQEEKIVVETKQEVKNDNLINQWMTINEPPEKEKYLLDSLKDRMKQKHTLEQAKYLELEKRQKEREMREREELERKQREEKEAFEQRERERKEQERIEYERILDKDRNQVKFKQSYREKQHYRRASPSSSPEHHVRERNVPREREHDKSKRGGRISESPKRNRSPKQSPNKFKRYSRGRNSRSRSKSKERTSSDRRSQKPDVKSSQKKPPGPPSYKKFPFIGRMPLFKNKKPEEKVEKEIQKEEYDKPRVTRFEPGGNLSRAFIPDPAVVCFPKLSSYPELCLPPPAPLKPPPPAPKITPKPVKAPPPPKLEEPKEEKPKQKAKEVIPIPEPFKNEDFDPNLYEDPRHLWENIDNGYAPMYPQMYTSFSDPIGSSDTVPISHMMPLQPPPLPPADDDLALLGISADDMAAQSF; translated from the exons atgaatgaaaataattcttaT AATCCCTATACGAATTCAAGTTATCAAAACTCTGCATATCCTCAGTATGCTCAGAATTATGGAAGCTCATACTACCAGGGCTATGATACAAGTCAATATAATAATATG AATTCATCGAATGCTCATGGAGAATATTCTTGGAGTATACCTCAGCAGCAACCTCAAAGTAATTTGAATGCACCAGAAGGGAACAAAAATGATG CAGTCGCTAATGAAATGAAGCAGCAGAAAGCCCAGTTGCATAAACAAAGGGAAGATTATGTCAAGAAATTGTCGGTTTTGCAGAGGGAGCTGGAACTATTGAGAAATCAGAAACATGAACTGTTGGGCAGTAGGTCTCCACCTCGGGATCTGGATGCCATTGTGAAAGAAAATGGTAAACTACAG GATGAGATACAGACGAAAATGAAGGCTATCAAAAATGTGATCGAAATGCTCTCGAGCATCATAAAGGACGGTTTGAGCCTAACTGATTTGGAGAACCAACTGAGGGAAGATAGTCCCAAGGAGAAGAGCAGCAAATCGCCGACACCTCTTTTCAAGGAGACCAATACTCAGTACAATTACGTTCATTACGATCCTGAATTGCATTGGTGCAGAATGTGTGATAAATTTCCGAAAACCGCCAAGGAATTCCTACTCCATCTGCAGAGCAAGAAACACACGGAGAACATTCAAGATAACGATGTTGGAGATAACAATCCGTGGCATAAACTTCCACCAGAACCCGAGCTACCTCACTTTGAGGGTGCTCAAAAAAAACGCATTCCTATCAAAG GGTTGCAGTTTTTTATTTCCGCACCTTCTTGGTATTGTAAACTCTGCGATGTGTGGATCGGTGATTTGCATTGTGCCTCTCAGCATTTGAAATCTCAAGTGCACCTTCAGAACTACCAG AACTTCGTTGAACAGAACCCTCATTGGGAGATGGAGTGGTTGAAGGACAGGGAAAAAGCACTGTCGAGAACCGAGAAACGTGGTTCGGACTCAGATGAATCAACAGGAACCAAGAAAAAGCGGAAGAGGAAGGAAAAGAAGTTGTTTGATATGGGATCAAAggacaagaagaaaaagaagaagagtaAAAAGCACAAGCGTCACTCCAGCGCCTCGAGTTCAAGCTCCAGTTCGTCGGAATCTTCGAgcgaagaagaagaggaagaggaCAAATCTCGTAGCATAAGAGTAGCTATGAGGAACGTTAAGGCTGAATCTATACTGAAGGAGGATCTGACGGGCAAATGGGAGATGCTGGGTAGATTGATGGAGGAGCATAAGAGGAAGGCTCAACAGGAAGAAAAG ATTGTCGTTGAGACCAAACAGGAGGTTAAAAACGACAACCTGATCAACCAATGGATGACCATCAACGAGCCCCCAGAGAAAGAGAAGTATCTGTTGGACTCTCTGAAGGACAGGATGAAACAAAAGCATACATTAGAACAGGCGAAATATTTGGAGTTGGAAAAACGACAGAAAGAGAGGGAAATGAGAGAAAGGGAAGAGTTGGAGAGAAAACAGCGCGAAGAGAAGGAAGCTTTCGAGCAAAGGGAAAGAGAAAGAAAAGAACAGGAACGAATCGAATATGAACGTATATTGGATAAG GATAGGAACCAAGTTAAATTCAAACAGTCCTATAGGGAGAAACAACACTATAGAAGAGCCAGTCCATCTTCTAGCCCTGAACATCATGTCAGGGAGAGAAAtgtccctagagaaagagaacaCGATAAAAGTAAGAGAGGAGGCAGGATCAGTGAATCCCCTAAAAGGAATAGGTCTCCTAAACAAAGTCCGAACAA ATTCAAAAGATATTCGAGAGGAAGGAACAGCCGTTCCAGGTCGAAGAGTAAGGAAAGGACGTCGTCCGATCGCCGATCTCAAAAACCCGATGTGAAGTCCTCGCAGAAGAAGCCGCCGGGTCCACCGTCGTACAAGAAGTTCCCCTTCATCGGGAGGATGCCCCTTTTCAAGAACAAGAAACCGGAGGAGAAGGTTGAGAAGGAGATCCAGAAGGAGGAATACGACAAGCCCAGGGTGACCAGGTTCGAACCTGGCGGCAACCTGTCCAGGGCCTTCATACCAGACCCGGCCGTGGTCTGTTTCCCGAAGCTTTCCTCCTACCCTGAGTTGTGCCTACCGCCACCCGCGCCGCTCAAACCGCCACCTCCGGCCCCTAAGATAACCCCGAAACCGGTCAAGGCCCCGCCGCCTCCCAAACTCGAGGAGCCCAAGGAAGAGAAGCCTAAGCAGAAGGCGAAGGAGGTTATACCCATACCG GAACCATTTAAGAATGAGGACTTCGATCCAAATCTCTATGAAGATCCAAGACATTTATGGGAGAACATCGACAATGGTTATGCCCCGATGTATCCTCAAATGTATACATCTTTTTCTGATCCTATAGGATCTTCTGATACCGTCCCAATTTCCCATATGATGCCACTTCAGCCACCACCACTTCCACCTGCTGATGACGATTTGGCTTTGCTTGGTATTAGTGCAGACGATATGGCTGCTCAATCTTTTTAA
- the LOC123684789 gene encoding zinc finger matrin-type protein CG9776-like isoform X3: MKAIKNVIEMLSSIIKDGLSLTDLENQLREDSPKEKSSKSPTPLFKETNTQYNYVHYDPELHWCRMCDKFPKTAKEFLLHLQSKKHTENIQDNDVGDNNPWHKLPPEPELPHFEGAQKKRIPIKGLQFFISAPSWYCKLCDVWIGDLHCASQHLKSQVHLQNYQNFVEQNPHWEMEWLKDREKALSRTEKRGSDSDESTGTKKKRKRKEKKLFDMGSKDKKKKKKSKKHKRHSSASSSSSSSSESSSEEEEEEDKSRSIRVAMRNVKAESILKEDLTGKWEMLGRLMEEHKRKAQQEEKIVVETKQEVKNDNLINQWMTINEPPEKEKYLLDSLKDRMKQKHTLEQAKYLELEKRQKEREMREREELERKQREEKEAFEQRERERKEQERIEYERILDKDRNQVKFKQSYREKQHYRRASPSSSPEHHVRERNVPREREHDKSKRGGRISESPKRNRSPKQSPNKFKRYSRGRNSRSRSKSKERTSSDRRSQKPDVKSSQKKPPGPPSYKKFPFIGRMPLFKNKKPEEKVEKEIQKEEYDKPRVTRFEPGGNLSRAFIPDPAVVCFPKLSSYPELCLPPPAPLKPPPPAPKITPKPVKAPPPPKLEEPKEEKPKQKAKEVIPIPEPFKNEDFDPNLYEDPRHLWENIDNGYAPMYPQMYTSFSDPIGSSDTVPISHMMPLQPPPLPPADDDLALLGISADDMAAQSF, from the exons ATGAAGGCTATCAAAAATGTGATCGAAATGCTCTCGAGCATCATAAAGGACGGTTTGAGCCTAACTGATTTGGAGAACCAACTGAGGGAAGATAGTCCCAAGGAGAAGAGCAGCAAATCGCCGACACCTCTTTTCAAGGAGACCAATACTCAGTACAATTACGTTCATTACGATCCTGAATTGCATTGGTGCAGAATGTGTGATAAATTTCCGAAAACCGCCAAGGAATTCCTACTCCATCTGCAGAGCAAGAAACACACGGAGAACATTCAAGATAACGATGTTGGAGATAACAATCCGTGGCATAAACTTCCACCAGAACCCGAGCTACCTCACTTTGAGGGTGCTCAAAAAAAACGCATTCCTATCAAAG GGTTGCAGTTTTTTATTTCCGCACCTTCTTGGTATTGTAAACTCTGCGATGTGTGGATCGGTGATTTGCATTGTGCCTCTCAGCATTTGAAATCTCAAGTGCACCTTCAGAACTACCAG AACTTCGTTGAACAGAACCCTCATTGGGAGATGGAGTGGTTGAAGGACAGGGAAAAAGCACTGTCGAGAACCGAGAAACGTGGTTCGGACTCAGATGAATCAACAGGAACCAAGAAAAAGCGGAAGAGGAAGGAAAAGAAGTTGTTTGATATGGGATCAAAggacaagaagaaaaagaagaagagtaAAAAGCACAAGCGTCACTCCAGCGCCTCGAGTTCAAGCTCCAGTTCGTCGGAATCTTCGAgcgaagaagaagaggaagaggaCAAATCTCGTAGCATAAGAGTAGCTATGAGGAACGTTAAGGCTGAATCTATACTGAAGGAGGATCTGACGGGCAAATGGGAGATGCTGGGTAGATTGATGGAGGAGCATAAGAGGAAGGCTCAACAGGAAGAAAAG ATTGTCGTTGAGACCAAACAGGAGGTTAAAAACGACAACCTGATCAACCAATGGATGACCATCAACGAGCCCCCAGAGAAAGAGAAGTATCTGTTGGACTCTCTGAAGGACAGGATGAAACAAAAGCATACATTAGAACAGGCGAAATATTTGGAGTTGGAAAAACGACAGAAAGAGAGGGAAATGAGAGAAAGGGAAGAGTTGGAGAGAAAACAGCGCGAAGAGAAGGAAGCTTTCGAGCAAAGGGAAAGAGAAAGAAAAGAACAGGAACGAATCGAATATGAACGTATATTGGATAAG GATAGGAACCAAGTTAAATTCAAACAGTCCTATAGGGAGAAACAACACTATAGAAGAGCCAGTCCATCTTCTAGCCCTGAACATCATGTCAGGGAGAGAAAtgtccctagagaaagagaacaCGATAAAAGTAAGAGAGGAGGCAGGATCAGTGAATCCCCTAAAAGGAATAGGTCTCCTAAACAAAGTCCGAACAA ATTCAAAAGATATTCGAGAGGAAGGAACAGCCGTTCCAGGTCGAAGAGTAAGGAAAGGACGTCGTCCGATCGCCGATCTCAAAAACCCGATGTGAAGTCCTCGCAGAAGAAGCCGCCGGGTCCACCGTCGTACAAGAAGTTCCCCTTCATCGGGAGGATGCCCCTTTTCAAGAACAAGAAACCGGAGGAGAAGGTTGAGAAGGAGATCCAGAAGGAGGAATACGACAAGCCCAGGGTGACCAGGTTCGAACCTGGCGGCAACCTGTCCAGGGCCTTCATACCAGACCCGGCCGTGGTCTGTTTCCCGAAGCTTTCCTCCTACCCTGAGTTGTGCCTACCGCCACCCGCGCCGCTCAAACCGCCACCTCCGGCCCCTAAGATAACCCCGAAACCGGTCAAGGCCCCGCCGCCTCCCAAACTCGAGGAGCCCAAGGAAGAGAAGCCTAAGCAGAAGGCGAAGGAGGTTATACCCATACCG GAACCATTTAAGAATGAGGACTTCGATCCAAATCTCTATGAAGATCCAAGACATTTATGGGAGAACATCGACAATGGTTATGCCCCGATGTATCCTCAAATGTATACATCTTTTTCTGATCCTATAGGATCTTCTGATACCGTCCCAATTTCCCATATGATGCCACTTCAGCCACCACCACTTCCACCTGCTGATGACGATTTGGCTTTGCTTGGTATTAGTGCAGACGATATGGCTGCTCAATCTTTTTAA
- the LOC123684790 gene encoding mitochondrial 2-oxodicarboxylate carrier-like, whose product MDNILKEAAIQIGSGGTAGFVEVCIMHPLDLVKTRLQLQNKNLMKADPQFYNGVVDCLLKMYKNEGLGSFWKGIIPPILVETPKRSVKFFTFEQYKQLFLFGHSSPTPVTYSLAGLSAGITESILVTPFEVVKVELQANRQKVKDAPSTFLVARKIIANGGLGSRGLFKGLSATIHRNGLFNMVYFGFYHSMKEIIPAHENEKVEFLKKFGIGFASGTLASCLNIPFDVAKSRIQGPQPQHNIIKYKTTYGALATVYKEEGFRALYKGLLPKILRLGPGGAIMLLVFEYMHAYLKNKFD is encoded by the exons ATGgataatattttaaaagaaGCTGCTATCCAAATAGGATCTGGTGGTACAGCAG gaTTTGTAGAAGTTTGCATAATGCATCCTCTAGATCTGGTGAAAACAAGATTACagttacaaaataaaaatttaatgaaagcaGATCCTCAGTTTTACAATGGCGTAGTCGATTGTTTGTTGAAAATGTACAAAAATGAAGGCTTGGGATCATTTTGGAAAGGAATTATCCCACCTATTTTAGTTGAGACTCCAAAAAGATCAGTGAAG TTTTTCACTTTCGAACAATACAAGCAATTATTCTTGTTTGGACACAGTTCTCCAACACCGGTCACCTACTCCCTAGCAGGTCTCAGTGCAGGTATTACTGAAAGTATTTTGGTTACCCCCTTTGAAGTGGTCAAAGTAGAACTACAAGCCAATAGGCAGAAAGTGAAGGATGCTCCGTCGACCTTCCTGGTTGCCAGAAAAATCATCGCAAATGGCGGTTTGGGATCTAGAGGGCTCTTCAAAGGACTTAGCGCCACTATCCATCGTAATGGTCTCTTCAATATGGTGTACTTTGGGTTCTACCATTCTATGAAAGAAATAATTCCTGCTCATGAG aatgaaaaagtagaattcttgaaaaagtttggaATTGGATTCGCCTCTGGTACACTGGCTTCTTGCCTAAACATTCCTTTTGACGTAGCGAAATCTAGAATACAGGGACCACAACCACAACACAATATAATCAAGTACAAAACTACTTACGGTGCTTTAGCTACTGTATATAAGGAAGAAGG ATTCCGTGCTTTATATAAGGGGCTCTTACCTAAAATTCTTCGACTTGGACCAGGAGGGGCCATCATGCTTCTAGTTTTTGAATATATGCATGCTTATTTGAAGAATAAGTTCGACTGA